A genome region from Megalobrama amblycephala isolate DHTTF-2021 linkage group LG16, ASM1881202v1, whole genome shotgun sequence includes the following:
- the si:dkey-23k10.5 gene encoding GTPase IMAP family member 8 codes for MNPSSSHSSSELRIVLFGPKNAEKSSAGNTILGKKEFDLKKTLHCKKIHSEISGTKITVVDTPGWWGNLPFEENPELYKQEIVLSVTKCPPGPHVLLLVLNVDTLFQQNEKDILCDNIRCFGDEVWRHTIVLFTSTDHPGDKTTQVLENETLQWLIEKCGNRYHKLNIKNWGDGSQVTELLKKIQEMVEENRGGHYKINREILHHVEEKMREQEKRAEERRIKNQHLKDKTRTRGDEHPLSELRMVLLGYNGSGKSSAGNIILGKSAFDLKRSLSSEVRGGDVAGRHITVVDTPGRRRNYHSKYTPRLYKDEVVLSPSHCPPGPHIFLLVIRTDVSFTEVYRRAVEQHVAFLGVNVWNHMIVLFTFGDWLRDTSIELFIESEGEALKSIIDKCGNRYHVFNNKNTDDDNQVTELFEKIDKMVAGNKGRCFEINNKNLQEVKNRRMKVEERAKQIRDEVQKRNELRHSTSGGAELFEMRLVLLGPHYSDKSSTGNTILGRKAFDRRIEENLKENGEVSGWNLTVVYTPGFEKDYLIGKGLEDAKLNILRSVTEDSSGTHAFILVWSVDSSFADEEKCALEKIMEPLGENVWNHSLVVFAVGDELGDTPIELFIASEGDALQWLIEKCGKKYHVLNNKNWGDGSQVTELLEKIEEMVAGNRGCLYKLDEETLERVERTAAVPIKRAHSMDDPLNLAEGCSPSSGISSACVSQRSQETPKEKHFMSSSKRSSGVESLGSIPEFDGEPDSDEDTCAV; via the exons ATGAATCCAAGCAGTTCACACAGCTCCTCGG AGCTGAGGATTGTCctttttggaccaaaaaatgCTGAGAAAAGTTCTGCAGGAAACACTATCCTGGGCAAAAAGGAGTTTGACTTGAAGAAGACTTTGCACTGTAAGAAGATACACAGTGAAATATCTGGCACGAAGATCACTGTGGTTGATACTCCAGGCTGGTGGGGAAATTTACCCTTTGAAGAAAATCCTGAACTGTACAAACAGGAAATTGTCCTGAGTGTGACTAAATGTCCTCCAGGACCTCATGTCCTGCTTCTGGTCTTAAATGTGGACACAttatttcaacaaaatgaaaaagaCATTCTGTGTGATAATATTAGATGCTTTGGGGATGAAGTATGGAGGCACACAATAGTGTTGTTCACCTCTACAGATCATCCTGGAGATAAAACAACTCAAGTGTTGGAGAATGAAACCCTCCAGTGGCTCATTGAGAAATGTGGGAACAGGTATCATAagctaaatataaaaaattgggGTGATGGATCTCAGGTCACAGAATTGCTTAAGAAAATACAGGAGATGGTGGAAGAAAACAGAGGCGGccattataaaataaacagaGAGATTTTGCACCATGTGGAGGAGAAGATGCGAGAACAGGAAAAGAGAGCAGAGGAAAGAAGGATAAAAAATCAGCATCTAAAAGACAAGACAAGAACACGTG GAGATGAACATCCACTCTCAGAGCTGAGGATGGTGCTGCTGGGATATAATGGATCTGGGAAGAGTTCAGCAGGAAACATCATCCTGGGCAAATCTGCTTTTGATTTAAAAAGATCACTTTCATCTGAAGTACGAGGAGGAGATGTTGCTGGGAGACACATCACTGTGGTTGATACTCCAGGCCGAAGAAGAAATTACCACTCAAAATACACCCCCAGACTCTATAAAGATGAGGTTGTGTTGAGTCCATCTCACTGTCCTCCAGGACCTCACATCTTTCTCCTGGTCATAAGAACAGATGTTTCTTTCACTGAAGTGTACAGAAGGGCAGTAGAGCAACATGTTGCCTTTCTTGGTGTAAATGTCTGGAATCACATGATTGTTCTCTTTACCTTTGGCGACTGGTTGAGAGACACAAGCATTGAGCTGTTCATTGAGAGTGAAGGAGAAGCTCTTAAGTCGATAATAGACAAATGTGGGAACAGATATCATGTCTTCAATAACAAGAACACAGATGATGATAATCAAGTGACTGAGCTGTTTGAAAAGATTGATAAGATGGTCGCAGGAAACAAAGGACGCTGTTTTGAGATAAACAATAAGAATTTACAAGAGGTGAAAAACAGAAGGATGAAAGTAGAGGAAAGAGCAAAACAGATACGAGATGAAGtgcaaaaaagaaatgaattgaGACATTCAACATCAG GAGGTGctgaactttttgaaatgaGGTTGGTGTTACTTGGACCACACTATTCTGACAAGAGTTCAACTGGGAACACAATTTTGGGAAGAAAAGCATTTGACAGAAGAATAGAAgagaatttaaaagaaaatgggGAAGTGTCTGGATGGAATCTCACTGTGGTTTACACACCAGGTTTTGAGAAAGATTACCTTATTGGAAAAGGACTTGAGGATGCTAAGCTCAACATTTTGAGAAGTGTAACAGAAGATTCTTCAGGAACACATGCTTTCATTTTAGTGTGGAGTGTTGACTCTTCCTTTGCAGATGAAGAGAAGTGCGCACTAGAGAAAATCATGGAGCCTCTCGGTGAAAATGTCTGGAATCACTCGCTGGTTGTGTTCGCTGTTGGAGATGAACTAGGAGACACTCCCATAGAGTTATTCATAGCAAGTGAAGGAGACGCTCTCCAGTGGCTCATTGAGAAATGTgggaaaaaatatcatgttcTCAACAATAAGAACTGGGGTGATGGATCTCAGGTCACAGAACTGCTGGAGAAGATCGAGGAGATGGTGGCAGGAAACAGAGGATGTCTTTATAAACTAGATGAAGAGACGTTAGAGAGAGTTGAAAGAACAGCTGCTGTACCCATTAAAAGAGCACATAGCATGGATGATCCACTAAATC TTGCTGAAGGATGCAGTCCTTCCTCAGGGATCAGTTCAGCATGTGTGTCCCAGAGATCACAAGAAACACCTAAAGAGAAGCATTTCATGTCAAGTTCAAAaaggagctctggagtggagtcTCTTGGCTCTATTCCTGAGTTTGATGGAGAACCTGACTCAGATGAAGATACATGTGCAGTCTAA
- the LOC125248231 gene encoding NLR family CARD domain-containing protein 3-like, whose amino-acid sequence MVNKRLNDCGVTDEVCDALASALRSNLSHLGKLDLSGNKLDDFAIKMLYAGLEKNSMKVKKPDSPAPSCVSINSGQSIEHPVFFKDGDTSVHGSDCQNAEVRIKLKSDLKTKSQCFHEGIEKQGTPTFLNETYTELYITEGGGGEINNEHEISWVEKASRKATAEDTPINCNDIFKPLHGQNQPIRTVLTKGVAGIGKTVSVQKFILDWAEGKANQDVHLIFPLPFRELNLLKDKTFSLKGLLEFFMGTKQLQISPNYCKTIFIFDGLDECRLSLDFQNNMRLCDVTESASVDVLLTNLIVGNLLPSALIWITSRPAAADLVPSEFVDRVTEVRGFSDPQKEEYFRKRIRDQSLANQIISHLKSSRSLYIMCHIPVFCWISATVLEKMLNRAESGEIPKTLTQMYTHFLILQTNIKHEKDYEKKLTDEDMIFKLGKLAFQELMKHSVIFYEEDLTECGIDVTEASVYSGLCTQIFREEFGLCQRKVYCFVHLSIQEHLAALYVLFSFSLKNVDVLSEYQALKYNVQSPACFTIYERAVEEALQSKNGHLDLFLRFLLGLSLESNQTLFKCLLTQTGGMAHNTEEIIQYVKKKIRENLYPDKSINLFHCLNELGDHTLENEIQDYLSSGTIRDAILSPSQWSALVFVLLTSEQLEEFELKEYIRDEFNQIHITQDQVLHNLLPVVEASRSAQLWRCDITDEGCAALAFALNSNPSHLRELDLSENNLGDQGMKLFSDALQNPQCKLETLKLRLCNLSDESCEALTSALRSNPSHLRELDLSENELGDEGIQFLSDGLRSHFCMLEILWLKKCDITDEGCAALASALTSNPSHLRKLDLSENELGDAGVQFLSDGLRNSLCNLEILWLRECDITDEGCAALASALTSNPSHLKELDLTKNKLTETGTDLLTAIKFNPHYKLEKLQ is encoded by the exons ATGGTGAACAAAAG GTTGAATGATTGTGGTGTCACAGATGAAGTTTGTGATGCTCTGGCTTctgctctgagatcaaacctcTCACACCTGGGAAAGCTGGATCTGTCTGGGAATAAACTAGATGACTTTGCAATCAAGATGCTTTATGCTGGACTGGAAAAAAA TTCAATGAAGGTTAAGAAACCAGACTCACCAGCTCCCAGCTGTGTGTCCATAAACAGTGGCCAGTCAATAGAGCATCCAGTGTTCTTTAAGGATGGAGACACCTCTGTACACGg CTCTGACTGTCAAAATGCTGAAGTCCGCATCAAACTGAAATCAGACCTGAAGACAAAGTCTCAGTGTTTCCATGAGGGAATAGAAAAGCAAGGAACCCCAACATTCCTCAATGAGACTTATACTGAGCTCTACATCACAGAAGGTGGAGGTGGAGAGATCAATAATGAACATGAGATAAGCTGGGTTGAAAAAGCTTCCAGGAAAGCCACAGCGGAGGACACCCCAATCAACtgcaatgacattttcaaacCTTTACATGGACAAAACCAACCCATCAGAACTGTGCTGACTAAAGGAGTCGCTGGCATTGGAAAAACAGTGTCTGTACAGAAGTTCATtctggactgggctgaagggaaaGCGAATCAGGATGTCCACCTCATATTTCCACTTCCTTTCAGAGAGCTCAATTTGCTGAAGGACAAAACATTCAGTCTTAAAGGTCTTCTAGAGTTTTTCATGGGCACAAAACAACTGCAAATCTCTCCAAATTATTGTAAAACCATTTTCATCTTTGATGGTTTGGATGAGTGTCGTCTGTCTTTGGATTTtcagaacaacatgaggttgtGTGATGTGACTGAATCAGCTTCAGTGGATGTGCTGCTGACGAACCTCATTGTGGGGaatctgcttccctctgctctcatctggatcacctccagaccagcagcagctgatCTCGTCCCCTCTGAGTTTGTTGATCGAGTGACAGAGGTACGAGGCTTCAGTGACCCACAGAAGGAGGAAtacttcaggaagagaatcagaGATCAGAGTCTGGCCAATCAAATAATCTCACACCTGAAGTCCTCGAGGAGCCTctacatcatgtgccacatcccagtgttctgctggatctcagccaCTGTCCTAGAAAAGATGTTGAATCGAGCAGAGAGTGGAGAGATTCCCAAGACTCTcactcaaatgtacacacacttcctgatCCTTCAGACCAACATCAAACATGAGAAGGACTATGAGAAGAAATTGACAGATGAAGACATGATCTTCAAACTGGGGAAACTGGCTTTTCAAGAGCTTATGAAACACAGTGTGATCTTCTATGAAGAAGATCTGACAGAGTGTGGCATTGATGTGACAGAAGCATCAGTGTACTCTGGGTtgtgcactcagatcttcagagaggagTTTGGTCTGTGTCAGAGGAAAGTCTACTGCTTTGTTCACCTCAGCATTCAGGAACATCTAGCAGCTCTGTATGTGTTGTTTTCATTCAGTTTGAAAAATGTAGATGTTCTCAGTGAATACCAGGCCTTAAAATACAATGTTCAGTCCCCAGCATGCTTCACAATCTATGAGAGGGCTGTTGAAGAGGCTTTGCAAAGTAAAAATGGCCATCTTGACCTCTTCCTTCGCTTCCTTCTGGGTCTCTCGTTAGAGTCCAATCAAACTCTTTTTAAGTGCCTACTAACGCAAACAGGAGGAATGGCTCACAATACAGAGGAAATTATCCAGTATGTCAAGAAGAAGATTAGAGAAAATCTTTATCCAGATAAATCCATCAATCTGTTTCACTGTCTGAATGAACTAGGTGATCATACTCTGGAAAATGAAATCCAAGACTATCTGAGCTCAGGGACGATAAGAGATGCCATTCTGTCTCCGTCACAATGGTCAGCTCTGGTTTTTGTGTTGCTTACTTCAGAGCAGCTGGAAGAGTTTGAATTAAAGGAATACATCAGGGATGAGTTCAACCAAATACACATCACACAGGATCAAGTTCTCCATAATCTACTGCCTGTGGTTGAAGCATCCAGATCAGCTCA GTTGTGGCGGTGTGatatcacagatgaaggttgtgctgctctggcttttGCCCTGAATTCGAACCCCTCAcatctgagagagctggatctgtcTGAGAATAACCTAGGAGATCAAGGCATGAAGCTTTTCTCTGATGCACTACAAAATCCTCAGTGTAAACTTGAGACACTGAA GCTGAGATTGTGTAACTTATCAGATGAAAGTTGTGAAGCTCTGACTTctgctctgagatcaaacccctcacacctgagagagttGGATCTGTCTGAGAATGAATTGGGAGATGAAGGCATACAATTTCTCTCTGATGGACTCAGGAGTCATTTTTGTATGTTGGAGATATTAtg GCTGAAGAAGTGTGATAtaacagatgaaggttgtgctgctctggcttcagctctgacaTCAAATCCCTCACACCTGAGAAAGCTGGATCTGTCTGAGAATGAATTGGGAGATGCAGGGGTACAATTTCTCTCTGATGGACTCAGGAATTCTCTTTGTAACCTGGAGATATTGTG GCTGAGGGAGTGTGATAtaacagatgaaggttgtgctgctctggcttcagctctgacaTCAAATCCCTCACATCTGAAAGAGCTGGATCTGACTAAAAATAAACTCACAGAGACGGGCACTGACCTGCTCACTGCTATAAAGTTCAATCCACACTATAAACTGGAAAAATTACAGTAA